In Scomber scombrus chromosome 17, fScoSco1.1, whole genome shotgun sequence, the following proteins share a genomic window:
- the gzf1 gene encoding GDNF-inducible zinc finger protein 1 — protein sequence MGVQVVQLTSKSHHENILASLSQLRQLGQLSDVTVQVDYQGDMQEFQAHQVMLAASSGYFKKMLLSQDVAQDKLLLSNMHSSDFSKFLEFVYTGKVEVARDKIGDVQAAAQFLDCKDLSEVCSEAMSAGILQKHVNNTSVSEAVDKDDNAQKEQTSKEKKRPISVHLKRRLSPQGLEKVVPKRCKTKDTVKDDVTLAKKLKLRLAGRKVLQRCLNTKRDALNNAHENTNEDTEENEGRDEAESLSEEQAAKTDKLSWEMPVSDVDEWGCEADMHSDDAEDPLCSPIGEEMEEEEEDGQSKETLKRTSKAQFQCNKCQRTFHYERSYLKHISTYHGVKAEVIYQCETCQQTFANRSNLKIHEKHVHSNERLFVCDSCTKTFKRKKDVVRHQRQVHERNNLHHVCPECGKALSSKTALVLHERTHTGAKPFECTDCSARFTQNSALKMHRRTHTGEKPFACDQCDARFTQKHMLAYHKRSHTGEKPFMCEACGKSFASKEYLRHHSNIHTGSKPYKCEQCGRGFAQRNSLHQHLKIHTGERPYSCKDCDKQFTQLNALQRHQRIHTGEKPYMCGLCTRTFTDKSTLRRHTMIHDSDAPWKTYLVVLEGNVEDKKPKSPPKGKTEKAGAGEKKSTSRKSGAGAAGDAGKTPTESLVVPAEPVTLPSDWTSHGAIALVSHSSLGGITVIHTEMPPGTQIQPILTTDSTGTSVISLDGSAIPVPFSIPVSMAQPIPMSSEASSTSLSVPTLSVPVSDGTLASVSVTPIVSTSSGLEAGASQTILAPVSEMKATSETDIFQSSIQTVIVGEEICGKEQTAAFQSDGQQRTADYPIAEPKEASAQDTL from the exons ATGGGTGTCCAAGTGGTCCAGCTCACCTCTAAGTCCCACCATGAAAACATCCTGGCCTCTCTGTCTCAGCTGAGGCAGCTGGGGCAGCTGAGTGATGTTACAGTGCAGGTGGACTACCAGGGAGACATGCAGGAGTTTCAGGCCCACCAGGTGATGCTCGCAGCATCGAGTGGCTACTTCAAGAAAATGCTTCTCTCTCAGGATGTCGCCCAAGACAAGTTATTACTCTCAAATATGCACTCAAGTGACTTCTCCAAATTTTTGGAGTTTGTGTATACTGGTAAAGTGGAAGTTGCCAGAGACAAGATTGGTGATGTTCAAGCAGCGGCACAATTTTTGGACTGTAAGGATCTGTCAGAAGTTTGCAGTGAGGCCATGAGTGCTGGCATCCtccaaaaacatgtaaataatacATCTGTATCAGAAGCTGTAGATAAGGATGACAATGCACAGAAGGAACAAACGAGCAAAGAGAAGAAGCGGCCGATCAGTGTACATCTTAAGCGACGTCTCTCTCCACAGGGCCTTGAGAAGGTAGTTCCAAAAAGATGTAAGACAAAGGACACGGTAAAGGATGACGTAACACTAGCAAAAAAGCTAAAACTTAGGTTGGCTGGCCGTAAAGTTCTTCAGAGGTGTTTAAATACTAAAAGAGACGCTTTAAACAACGCTCACGAAAACACCAATGAAGACACAGAGGAGAATGAGGGCAGGGATGAAGCAGAATCCTTGTCAGAGGAACAAGCAGCGAAAACAGATAAGCTTTCATGGGAAATGCCAGTCTCTGATGTGGATGAGTGGGGATGTGAGGCTGATATGCACAGTGATGATGCTGAAGACCCCTTGTGTTCACCTATtggggaggagatggaggaggaggaggaagacggaCAGTCCAAGGAGACATTAAAGAGAACATCCAAGGCCCAGTTCCAGTGTAACAAGTGCCAGCGGACCTTCCACTATGAGAGAAGCTATTTGAAGCACATTAG TACATACCATGGAGTGAAAGCAGAAGTCATCTATCAATGTGAGACCTGCCAGCAGACCTTTGCTAACCGCAGCAACCTAAAGATCCACGAAAAGCACGTCCACAGCAATGAGAGGCTTTTTGTCTGCGACTCCTGCACGAAGACCTTCAAACGGAAGAAGGATGTTGTTCGCCATCAAAGACAA gtACATGAACGCAACAATCTGCATCACGTCTGTCCTGAATGTGGAAAGGCGCTCAGCTCCAAAACTGCCCTAGTATTGCACGAGAGAACCCACACAGGTGCAAAGCCTTTTGAGTGCACAGACTGCAGCGCAAGATTTACACAGAACTCTGCCCTCAAGATGCACCGCAG gactcacactggagagaagccatTTGCTTGTGACCAGTGTGATGCGCGCTTCACTCAGAAGCACATGTTAGCCTATCATAAGAGATCACACACAG GAGAGAAGCCCTTCATGTGCGAGGCCTGCGGGAAAAGCTTTGCATCTAAAGAATACCTGAGACACCACTCGAACATCCACACTGGGTCCAAGCCATATAAGTGTGAACAGTGTGGTCGAGGCTTCGCTCAGAGGAACTCCCTCCACCagcatttaaaaatacacacag GTGAGCGTCCATACAGCTGTAAAGACTGTGACAAGCAGTTCACCCAGCTCAATGCCCTCCAGAGGCACCAGCGTattcacacaggagagaaacccTACATGTGTGGCCTTTGCACACGCACCTTCACAGACAAGTCCACCCTACGAAGGCACACGATG ATTCATGACTCAGACGCTCCCTGGAAGACCTACCTGGTGGTGCTGGAGGGAAATGTTGAGGACAAGAAACCCAAATCTCCACCTAAGGGGAAGACAGAAAAAGCAGGAGCAGGGGAGAAAAAGAGCACATCTAGAAAAAGTGGTGCTGGTGCAGCTGGTGATGCCGGTAAAACTCCCACTGAGTCCTTAGTGGTGCCGGCTGAGCCAGTCACTCTCCCATCTGACTGGACCAGTCATGGAGCTATTGCTCTGGTCAGTCACAGCTCCCTGGGCGGGATCACTGTCATCCACACCGAAATGCCACCTGGAACTCAGATCCAGCCCATCTTAACCACTGACAGCACAGGGACCAGCGTCATTTCCTTAGATGGCTCAGCCATTCCTGTCCCCTTTTCTATACCCGTGTCCATGGCTCAGCCTATCCCCATGTCTTCCGaggcctcctccacctctctgtctGTACCCACACTCTCAGTTCCTGTTTCCGATGGCACATTAGCATCAGTCTCAGTGACCCCAATTGTTTCTACGTCATCTGGCCTCGAAGCTGGTGCCTCACAGACCATTTTGGCTCCAGTTTCAGAAATGAAGGCCACTTCTGAGACAGATATTTTTCAGTCCAGTATTCAAACTGTGATTGTCGGAGAAGAAATATGTGGAAAAGAACAAACAGCTGCTTTCCAAAGTGATGGACAGCAAAGGACAGCAGATTACCCTATAGCTGAACCTAAAGAGGCCTCAGCTCAAGATACTTTGTAG
- the napbb gene encoding N-ethylmaleimide-sensitive factor attachment protein, beta b has translation WPTLTKKSSRRDLFWEGCLEGDITKWKRHVTCTADQPTCSRWPRTGVLLEVRFARLHVSICSCRTNTTVPPVSSMQEMLTRSPILMGRFTIAAKHHISIAEIYEAEMVDIEKAVAHYEQAADYYKGEESNSSANKCLLKVGAYCAQLEQYQKAIEIYEQVGANTMDNPLLKYSAKEYFFKASLCHFIVDELNAKIAVEKYEEMFPAFSDSRECKLLKKLLDAHEEQNSEAFTEAVKEFDSISRLDQWHTTLLLRIKKTIQGDEGDLK, from the exons GGGACATCACAAAGTGGAAGAGGCATGTGACATGTACTGCAGATCAGCCAACATGTTCAAGATGGCCAAGAACTGGAGTG CTGCTGGAAGTGCGTTTTGCAAGGCTGCACGTCTCCATATGCAGCTGCAGAACAAACACGACTGTGCCACCAGTTTCATCGATGCAGGAAATGCTTACAAGAAGTCCGATCCTAATG GGAAGATTCACCATTGCAGCCAAACACCACATCAGTATTGCAGAGATCTATGAGGCTGAGATGGTGGATATcgaaaag GCTGTTGCACATTATGAACAAGCAGCAGACTACTACAAAGGAGAAGAATCAAACAG TTCTGCCAACAAGTGTCTGCTGAAGGTGGGGGCTTACTGTGCTCAGCTAGAGCAGTACCAGAAGGCGATTGAGATCTACGAGCAG GTTGGAGCCAACACAATGGACAACCCACTGCTGAAATACAGCGCCAAAGAGTATTTCTTCAAAGCctctctctgtcatttcatTGTCGACGAGCTTAATGCCAAG ATTGCTGTTGAAAAATATGAGGAGATGTTCCCGGCTTTTTCAGACTCTCGAGAATGCAAGCTGTTGAAG AAACTACTTGATGCTCATGAGGAACAGAACAGTGAGGCTTTCACAGAGGCA GTAAAGGAGTTTGACTCAATCTCCCGTCTGGACCAGTGGCACACAACCCTCCTGCTGCGCATCAAAAAGACCATCCAGGGTGATGAAGGGGAtctgaaatga